One genomic window of Anaerolineae bacterium includes the following:
- a CDS encoding ABC transporter substrate-binding protein: MTSKLNRRSIGWVVATLVLLVVVAAVGWFVFRPDNEAIYIAVVGPISGEDASYGEEQIQSVTLCMEEINQQGGVNGRPIKFITFDDQSDEAQATAAAQQAAKSQAVVVIGHIFSFTSLKGGEVYRQASLPAITGACIRRIRRRKSIIERITKESA, from the coding sequence ATGACATCGAAATTAAACCGGCGTTCTATCGGGTGGGTTGTAGCGACTCTGGTTTTGCTGGTCGTGGTTGCAGCGGTCGGCTGGTTTGTCTTCAGGCCGGACAACGAGGCCATCTACATTGCCGTAGTTGGGCCAATCAGCGGGGAAGATGCCAGCTATGGCGAGGAGCAGATTCAAAGCGTGACGCTATGCATGGAAGAGATTAATCAACAAGGCGGCGTCAATGGCCGGCCGATAAAATTTATCACTTTTGATGACCAAAGCGACGAAGCGCAGGCTACCGCCGCCGCGCAACAGGCGGCTAAAAGCCAGGCTGTGGTGGTCATCGGCCACATTTTTAGTTTCACTTCGCTCAAGGGCGGCGAAGTTTACCGGCAAGCGAGCCTCCCGGCCATCACCGGCGCTTGTATTCGCCGTATACGACGACGCAAATCGATCATTGAAAGAATCACTAAAGAATCTGCATAA
- a CDS encoding extracellular solute-binding protein yields the protein MLRNYKGVTLFIAMLMMALVAAQCDTTATVEAIPTATPAAVPVVESAPAGGVATEPAAPAPAFEAAGVTNLPDLSGQTLHILTWDGYAPDELVVAFERATGAKVEITYIEDNDELVAKLQNEQKGWDIAQPTLTELGLTQQLYKLYQPIDTARVTNLDKVIGSLKEQVVKYSTVEGSQYGLPFTWGTSGLIVNTAKIKEPVTSYRQLCDAKYAGRITYRYRYATLVWAAYGLGRDLYAAADKPDEWRKIMEEALAYLVECDPNVKSYWTSRQESIDLMLREETYLAEGWDGTGWLLSQSKPEIKYVVPKEGGLGWVDTLAIPAQADNLEAAYAWINYMYEAKNAGKLAEVSGYMPAVEEAINYLSKNRAALIKESLPPEAIDNIKWSPPLTPALEEINAEMVENLRLVAENRTRQVDVEAITARFDVAGLAELPNLSGQTLRLLTWEGYAPDDLKQAFEQASGAKVEVTYVSDNDELISKLRENGGGWDLAQPTAAEVLVAQQLYHIYQPFEINRISKLAGVNSTLREKVATHATLDGQTYAVPFTWGATGLIVNTAKVKEPITSYLQLCDPKYAGRVTYRYRYAMFVATAYGLGDDLYAAANDPAEWQKIMEKSLDYLMKCRGNVRTYWNTRQQNIDLMLREETYLAEGWDGTGWLLSRQNPDIKFIAPKEGAIGFIDVFAVPAGAKNLNAAYAWINYLLEPKNAGKLVRSSGYLSAVDEAVNYLPKEQIALIKESYPQQDFDNIRWSPALTPEIKQLNIEIPKKLEAEVTKK from the coding sequence ATGTTAAGAAACTACAAGGGAGTTACCTTATTTATAGCCATGCTCATGATGGCGTTGGTCGCCGCTCAATGCGATACGACGGCGACAGTTGAAGCTATCCCCACGGCCACCCCGGCCGCCGTTCCAGTAGTCGAGTCCGCTCCGGCCGGAGGAGTAGCCACAGAGCCGGCTGCGCCAGCGCCCGCCTTTGAGGCGGCGGGCGTGACTAATTTGCCCGACCTGTCCGGGCAGACGCTCCATATTTTAACCTGGGATGGTTATGCCCCGGATGAGTTGGTCGTCGCGTTTGAGCGGGCCACCGGAGCCAAGGTCGAAATAACTTACATTGAAGACAACGACGAACTGGTGGCTAAACTCCAAAACGAGCAGAAGGGTTGGGATATTGCTCAACCAACCTTAACTGAATTGGGGCTGACCCAGCAACTTTATAAACTTTACCAGCCTATTGATACGGCCCGGGTTACCAATCTGGACAAGGTGATTGGCTCCCTCAAGGAACAGGTGGTTAAGTATTCCACGGTGGAGGGCAGCCAATACGGTCTACCCTTTACCTGGGGTACCTCAGGCCTGATTGTCAATACCGCCAAAATTAAAGAACCAGTCACTTCTTACCGGCAATTGTGTGACGCCAAGTATGCCGGCCGTATCACCTATCGTTATCGTTACGCTACCTTAGTTTGGGCGGCCTATGGCCTGGGCCGCGACCTATACGCCGCAGCCGATAAGCCGGACGAGTGGCGAAAGATTATGGAAGAGGCCCTGGCCTATCTGGTTGAGTGCGACCCCAATGTCAAATCCTATTGGACCAGTCGTCAGGAGAGTATTGACTTGATGCTGCGGGAAGAGACCTACCTGGCCGAAGGATGGGACGGCACCGGCTGGTTGTTGAGCCAATCCAAACCGGAAATCAAGTATGTCGTTCCCAAAGAAGGGGGTTTGGGGTGGGTTGATACCCTGGCCATTCCGGCCCAGGCCGACAACCTGGAAGCAGCTTATGCCTGGATTAACTACATGTACGAGGCCAAAAATGCGGGCAAATTGGCCGAGGTCAGCGGCTATATGCCAGCGGTAGAGGAGGCCATCAATTATTTATCTAAAAACCGCGCGGCCTTAATTAAAGAAAGCTTACCGCCAGAAGCCATTGATAACATCAAATGGTCTCCCCCCCTCACCCCGGCGTTGGAGGAGATTAATGCCGAAATGGTTGAAAACTTGCGGCTTGTGGCCGAAAATCGGACGCGTCAGGTTGACGTAGAGGCCATTACTGCCCGCTTTGACGTGGCCGGCCTGGCCGAATTGCCCAATCTCTCCGGGCAGACCCTGCGCCTGTTGACCTGGGAAGGGTATGCGCCTGACGATTTAAAGCAGGCGTTTGAGCAGGCTAGCGGGGCCAAGGTGGAAGTTACCTACGTTTCAGACAACGACGAATTGATAAGCAAACTCCGCGAAAACGGAGGGGGATGGGATTTGGCCCAACCGACAGCGGCCGAGGTGTTGGTGGCCCAGCAGTTATACCACATCTACCAGCCGTTTGAGATCAATCGAATTTCAAAGCTGGCCGGTGTAAATTCTACCCTTAGGGAGAAGGTAGCTACTCACGCCACGTTGGATGGTCAGACTTACGCCGTTCCCTTTACCTGGGGCGCTACCGGCTTGATTGTCAACACGGCCAAAGTCAAGGAACCCATCACCTCTTATCTTCAGTTATGCGACCCCAAATACGCCGGCCGGGTGACGTATCGCTATCGTTACGCTATGTTTGTGGCCACAGCCTACGGCCTGGGCGACGACTTATATGCCGCTGCCAATGACCCGGCCGAGTGGCAGAAAATTATGGAAAAATCGCTGGATTACCTGATGAAGTGTCGGGGTAATGTTAGAACTTACTGGAATACGCGCCAGCAGAATATTGACCTGATGCTGCGGGAAGAGACCTACCTGGCCGAAGGATGGGACGGCACCGGCTGGTTGTTAAGCCGGCAAAATCCAGATATTAAATTCATTGCCCCCAAAGAAGGGGCAATAGGTTTTATTGACGTTTTTGCCGTCCCGGCCGGGGCCAAGAACTTGAATGCGGCCTACGCCTGGATTAACTACCTGCTTGAACCTAAAAATGCCGGTAAATTGGTACGCAGCAGTGGGTACCTGTCGGCCGTTGACGAGGCGGTAAACTATCTGCCTAAGGAGCAAATCGCCTTAATTAAAGAAAGCTATCCCCAGCAGGATTTCGACAACATCCGCTGGTCCCCGGCTCTGACGCCTGAGATTAAACAACTCAACATCGAAATCCCGAAAAAGTTGGAGGCTGAAGTAACCAAGAAGTAA